The window ACATGAAAAAGTAGACAAaatgaaaaatacattaaaatgAAGACAAATTCAAAATAAATATATAGCTGATATAAGATACAATATTCTATTACATCCCTAAAAGGTGTAAACAGTAACTTGTGGAGGAATTGTTTAAATTACCTGTTGAGGGTCTGGAGGATGTTCTGGTGTTCCTGCTCATCCTGTAGCAGCTCGTTAAGGATACACACTGGACTCTTACTGGTGCTGGTGGTGCTGGTCTTCCCTATCCGCTTTAGATGTCCCCTCACATGATTGGAGAGGCCCGTGTTGGTGTCGAACCAGCCACAGCACAAGGGACAGGTGTGCTCCGCCTGAGACTCCGGCTTCTCAGCTGTAACATGAAGatttaaaaaaaggttttaacACAATATCTATATTTACATGAAAatgttagtaatttagcagatgcttttaccCAAAGCGATCTAGGTAAATTACTATGTAACTTTGTGGTAACTTTGAATATTACACACTATCTATAAAAGAATAACATGACACCCTTGACTGTGCAAGAAGCAGTCACAAATATTGTTAGATTTGATTACAGATTACTTTTATTACAGATTAACCTATTACAGTACAATAGGAAACAATAAGTAATTGAATAAAGACAGGGAAAATATAATAAGTTGCTCACCTTTTTTGATCCTCCGTGCCACAGAGGGGATCTTCCTGCGTATGCGTGGCTGTCGGTCCTGTGAAGCTACCTGCTCAGGTGACACCACGTGGCGAGCATCATAACTCAGCCCCACCCTGTGCAGGTGCCCTCGCACGTGATTGGACAAGCCCACCCCAGACTCAAACACAGCAGGACAATAGGGGCAGGACTTTCTTTCTGACCCAAATGGAGGGGAGACGTCATACTCATAGGAGAGACTTTGGTTgtgtgttttggtggtggtgggtgaCTCCGGAGAATCGTCACACACTGAGCTTTCTATACACTCCTCTTTGATGATAAGCTTCTGTATGTCATCGCTGTCATACTCCCCCTCCTTGACTTCAGTCTTTTCAAAATGGTGGTCAGCCTGAGTAGCGTTCTTTTCAAAATGTCCGACATCAGCAGCAGGTGTAGGATCTTCTTTAACAAAAGAACCCCTCTGTCTGCGTATGAAGTAGCTACGGGCATAGGGATTCCTCTCATTCTCACTACTATCCAGGAAATTGGCTGTAGCCTCGCTGGTGTAGGCACTAAAGTCATACGTGTCCTCATAATCATCATCTTCTGTGTCTTCAGGAGTGGTAGTCTCTCTTAACTTTGGGTTCAGTTTTGGAAAAACATTATCAACCACCTTGTCCACAGTGTTGCGGAATGGTGTGGACATTTTTCGTTTGGATGGAGACTTTCGGGTAACATTTTGGGGCTCTGACTTCCTGCAGGTCAAGTCGTTGCTATCTCCCTGACTCTTGTCAGAGTCATAGCTATAATTTAGCATCTGGCCTATTTTAGCCATCTTGGATGTAACCAACACATCAACATTTGAGGGATATTTTGTCCTTTCTGAGATTCCTGAAATGACATGGTCGTATTGTTGATTGTCTTCCTCAACATAAGGGAGACCTGTTGTCACGTCTATTTTCTCTGTTGGTTTGGGAGATAATTTGTTTGGCTTGTCGCTCCTCCACATAGATGGTGACAGCTTGTTTGTTGAGCTGCCAAGACTACATTTGAACTGGGAGGCGGTAAGATCTTTATAATACTTCTGTGCGTCTGCTTTGTTTCTCGTGTAAAAGTCAGCTACACTACTAGACCAAAAGGGCAAATCTGCTCTTTTCCAGAAAGCAGGCTTTTTAATACAGAAATTTTGCTTCAGCTGTAGGAGTTTTAAATCTGCTTTTTTGGACGGGCCAGCTAGCCTATATTGATCTTGATGGTCAGATGCTTTGTTAAACGGTGGACTTTCACATTCATCTTCACAAAACTGGTGTATTAGGTCACAATGGCTCTTCAGGTCATTTTGATTCTGGGTGCTGAAAGGGCACACTTTACAGTGAAACACAACATATCTTGATTCATTATCTTCATTGTTATTTGTAGGAAACTCTGACTCCTCATCTTTGATCATGTTCTTGTACTTGTACTGCAGTGTGTCACAGTGCACCGCGTACAGGTGTGCTTCAAGCTCCCGTTCTGTCAGGGCCATGTGGTTGCACTCCTCGCAACAGTAATAACGTTTGTCCTTCTCATGTGTCTTGGCGTGCTGGACGAACGTCTTGGGGCAGTTGGTCCCGAACACACACTGCGGGCACTGCAGCTTGGCGTTCCTGCCTTCGTCTCGGAGTTTGTTGAGTCCCTGTATCTCCTCCATAAGTTTCTCCCGTCTCTCCTGGTGGATAATCATGTGCTTGAGGAGGGAGTTGCGATCGCGGAACGAACGCCCACACTCCCTGCATATAAAAGGCCTTGGAACGTTCTCGTGGTGGCGTATCTGATGATTATGCCCATCTAAATGATACATCATATGTCTATGCAAATGCCTTTTCTCCTTGAAATTAACATTGCACTTTGTGCATGGGAAAAACGATGGTTCTTGTTCGGATTGCTCTGTCTTTAGCTGCTTGGGTTTTCTACTAAAGAGGGAGTCGGAGTGATTGTCTTCGTGGCAATCTGCTCTTATAATCACTTTCTTGATGATTACAGGACTGTCACTGGGATGCTCTTGACATGAATTCACAGAAGATTGTACATCAGCCTTTTTACAAGGGAAATCCTCATCATTTACGTTGGCGATGTTAAAATCCTCgtcatcatcttcctcctcttcaatATGCCACTTTTTGTAGGTGTGATTCGAGCTGCTGTTGTAAACCTTTTCAGGAGAGCCTGTCGTACCCACCAGGTGTATTTTACGCTTCCTCTGTCTTTGGCTGGTAAGCTGAGGCATCACTCCCACTCCCGCAGTGTTTTCCTGTAAGCTGTTGTCAACGTTACGATTGTTCCACAACACCCGTATGAGCTCTTTCTGAGAATCCCAGTGTAGTGAGTTAGCCCCGTCAGAACCGTCCGACGAGCTCTCAGAGGACTCTGTGGTGTGTAAGTCCCATATAGATCTAGCTCTAGCCTTGACTCCCTCAGCCGTCCATATTTGGTTAACTGGCGTTTGGTGAGGCTGTGGACTGTGGTCTGACAAGGTGGTGTCACGGGCCTGGTAGGGAAGTTCAGCCTCActctccccagagtcagatggtgACGTGTTGTTGGCCTCTGGCTGCGTGGTGGCTAATGTTTTCAGAACAGGCCCTGGCCCTGCTGGGTTCTTCAGGGCGTCTGATTGAAGCTCACTGGGTGGCGGTAACACCTGAGGGCTTGTGTCCCTCCCTGCTTGCCATAGTTGGGTGTCCTGGGCCTCCACCAGGACATTGTTGGGCGTTGTGCTGTCTTTGTTCAGGCCACAGCTCTCCTCTGAGTTAGGGTGTGAAGCAGGTCCATTAACAAGTGCTACGAAAGGTAGTGAATGGGCTGCTTGGGCTGTGTGGGGAACAGCAGGGACACTGCTGGGTACAATTGGACTGGGCTGTGCTCCATTTAAAGGGTTTGGGAGTCTGTCAGAGGACAGCTGCTCTGACAACCTTGCAGCATTGTTCTTAAGGGAGGATGTGTGACGCTGTAATGGCTCCTGAGTGGCAACGGAGCTATTACACAATGGTTCCACCACATCTCCTTCTTTGTCCTCTTGTGCATTTGGCTTTATATCAGCCATCTCCCCAGTATGTtctgagaagagagaaacagagaaaaaacaCAAAATCAGCTTAAAACATACTCAAT is drawn from Oncorhynchus tshawytscha isolate Ot180627B linkage group LG05, Otsh_v2.0, whole genome shotgun sequence and contains these coding sequences:
- the LOC112251174 gene encoding zinc finger protein 644-like isoform X1, which gives rise to MADIKPNAQEDKEGDVVEPLCNSSVATQEPLQRHTSSLKNNAARLSEQLSSDRLPNPLNGAQPSPIVPSSVPAVPHTAQAAHSLPFVALVNGPASHPNSEESCGLNKDSTTPNNVLVEAQDTQLWQAGRDTSPQVLPPPSELQSDALKNPAGPGPVLKTLATTQPEANNTSPSDSGESEAELPYQARDTTLSDHSPQPHQTPVNQIWTAEGVKARARSIWDLHTTESSESSSDGSDGANSLHWDSQKELIRVLWNNRNVDNSLQENTAGVGVMPQLTSQRQRKRKIHLVGTTGSPEKVYNSSSNHTYKKWHIEEEEDDDEDFNIANVNDEDFPCKKADVQSSVNSCQEHPSDSPVIIKKVIIRADCHEDNHSDSLFSRKPKQLKTEQSEQEPSFFPCTKCNVNFKEKRHLHRHMMYHLDGHNHQIRHHENVPRPFICRECGRSFRDRNSLLKHMIIHQERREKLMEEIQGLNKLRDEGRNAKLQCPQCVFGTNCPKTFVQHAKTHEKDKRYYCCEECNHMALTERELEAHLYAVHCDTLQYKYKNMIKDEESEFPTNNNEDNESRYVVFHCKVCPFSTQNQNDLKSHCDLIHQFCEDECESPPFNKASDHQDQYRLAGPSKKADLKLLQLKQNFCIKKPAFWKRADLPFWSSSVADFYTRNKADAQKYYKDLTASQFKCSLGSSTNKLSPSMWRSDKPNKLSPKPTEKIDVTTGLPYVEEDNQQYDHVISGISERTKYPSNVDVLVTSKMAKIGQMLNYSYDSDKSQGDSNDLTCRKSEPQNVTRKSPSKRKMSTPFRNTVDKVVDNVFPKLNPKLRETTTPEDTEDDDYEDTYDFSAYTSEATANFLDSSENERNPYARSYFIRRQRGSFVKEDPTPAADVGHFEKNATQADHHFEKTEVKEGEYDSDDIQKLIIKEECIESSVCDDSPESPTTTKTHNQSLSYEYDVSPPFGSERKSCPYCPAVFESGVGLSNHVRGHLHRVGLSYDARHVVSPEQVASQDRQPRIRRKIPSVARRIKKAEKPESQAEHTCPLCCGWFDTNTGLSNHVRGHLKRIGKTSTTSTSKSPVCILNELLQDEQEHQNILQTLNRKQFLSRPIISQKFIGSDGLFLTPTGFPVKIQHGCQPGQDGNSTSWGPSATTPRQEEVKGEKFFSERKSIEIRGVREPSQGTLVELLRKRKLDKEQGQLRDNSRSYDADTNHFTVTKERFEERQNQQASNLEPHWAQERNESNKKMCIHCNTTFPSAVSLSNHLRAYARRKRVAMLEGKTYSCIQKKPRLRAGPKKKLFSALPPAVEEMYRLTCRFCDLVFQGPLSIQEDWIKHLQRHLMHTSVPHTGAGMVEVLGLHKEMSSFPPQQHPCLEHPMSKLHPTAHEPLEHHGHPCLEHPETHEHPEPHDEHPLHYAYPSSNEHPSLEQHTATPPPELLPVAS
- the LOC112251174 gene encoding zinc finger protein 644-like isoform X2 codes for the protein MADIKPNAQEDKEGDVVEPLCNSSVATQEPLQRHTSSLKNNAARLSEQLSSDRLPNPLNGAQPSPIVPSSVPAVPHTAQAAHSLPFVALVNGPASHPNSEESCGLNKDSTTPNNVLVEAQDTQLWQAGRDTSPQVLPPPSELQSDALKNPAGPGPVLKTLATTQPEANNTSPSDSGESEAELPYQARDTTLSDHSPQPHQTPVNQIWTAEGVKARARSIWDLHTTESSESSSDGSDGANSLHWDSQKELIRVLWNNRNVDNSLQENTAGVGVMPQLTSQRQRKRKIHLVGTTGSPEKVYNSSSNHTYKKWHIEEEEDDDEDFNIANVNDEDFPCKKADVQSSVNSCQEHPSDSPVIIKKVIIRADCHEDNHSDSLFSRKPKQLKTEQSEQEPSFFPCTKCNVNFKEKRHLHRHMMYHLDGHNHQIRHHENVPRPFICRECGRSFRDRNSLLKHMIIHQERREKLMEEIQGLNKLRDEGRNAKLQCPQCVFGTNCPKTFVQHAKTHEKDKRYYCCEECNHMALTERELEAHLYAVHCDTLQYKYKNMIKDEESEFPTNNNEDNESRYVVFHCKVCPFSTQNQNDLKSHCDLIHQFCEDECESPPFNKASDHQDQYRLAGPSKKADLKLLQLKQNFCIKKPAFWKRADLPFWSSSVADFYTRNKADAQKYYKDLTASQFKCSLGSSTNKLSPSMWRSDKPNKLSPKPTEKIDVTTGLPYVEEDNQQYDHVISGISERTKYPSNVDVLVTSKMAKIGQMLNYSYDSDKSQGDSNDLTCRKSEPQNVTRKSPSKRKMSTPFRNTVDKVVDNVFPKLNPKLRETTTPEDTEDDDYEDTYDFSAYTSEATANFLDSSENERNPYARSYFIRRQRGSFVKEDPTPAADVGHFEKNATQADHHFEKTEVKEGEYDSDDIQKLIIKEECIESSVCDDSPESPTTTKTHNQSLSYEYDVSPPFGSERKSCPYCPAVFESGVGLSNHVRGHLHRVGLSYDARHVVSPEQVASQDRQPRIRRKIPSVARRIKKAEKPESQAEHTCPLCCGWFDTNTGLSNHVRGHLKRIGKTSTTSTSKSPVCILNELLQDEQEHQNILQTLNRKQFLSRPIISQKFIGSDGLFLTPTGFPVKIQHGCQPGQDGNSTSWGPSATTPRQEEVKGEKFFSERKSIEIRGVREPSQGTLVELLRKRKLDKEQGQLRDNSRSYDADTNHFTVTKERFEERQNQQASNLEPHWAQERLIKMSKSDIGASRVAQRSKASLQTTHYDPRLCHNWL